Proteins encoded together in one Actinomycetota bacterium window:
- a CDS encoding F0F1 ATP synthase subunit epsilon, producing the protein MAGLDVHLVTPEREVWTGEADFVTARAVDGDLGVLPGHAPLLAALAVGPVFIDAGGSRTAVAVDGGFLHVAHSDDVTRVDILAEHAVLPDELAQDDAEAHERRAEELRSEDRLDEAREEQAKATVRRRVAENG; encoded by the coding sequence GTGGCCGGCCTGGACGTGCACCTGGTCACCCCCGAGCGGGAGGTGTGGACCGGGGAGGCCGACTTCGTCACCGCCCGGGCCGTGGACGGCGACCTCGGCGTCCTCCCCGGCCACGCGCCCCTGCTGGCCGCCCTGGCCGTCGGCCCGGTGTTCATCGACGCCGGCGGCAGCCGCACGGCCGTGGCCGTGGACGGCGGCTTCCTCCACGTCGCCCACTCCGACGACGTGACCCGGGTCGACATCCTGGCCGAGCACGCCGTGCTCCCCGACGAACTCGCCCAGGACGACGCCGAGGCCCACGAGCGCCGGGCCGAGGAGCTGCGCTCCGAGGACCGCCTCGACGAGGCCCGCGAGGAGCAGGCCAAGGCGACCGTGCGCCGGCGGGTCGCGGAGAACGGGTAG